Proteins from a genomic interval of Coraliomargarita sinensis:
- a CDS encoding FAD-dependent oxidoreductase yields the protein MRYILSLFVLFVCSGCNSEESSQPETLEADVVVYGDAAVGVSAAVQAARMGKSVILVSQYGHLGGMTSSGLGWTDIGNSRILGGISREFYHRVYLHYQNDEAWVHQSKDDFPKKGQGAPTFNDATELGSVFEPKVAEMIFDQLVEEAGVTVVEGRLDLDNGTTMEGQRITELHLQDGRKVAGQMFIDASYEGDLLAAADVTFTVGRESNATYDETVNGITLPVNKNNITKPVDPYVVEGDPESGLLPDVNPFDEADVGKGDHRMQAYCYRVCLTSAEDNMVPIAKPENYDEATYELLFRAVDAGYRGQWGAFYKFSPIPNKKTDSNNNGGISMNKIGNNYSHLPPEHPDYWDWTTLSHEEREKVAAIQRDWQLGLIWTLQNHPRMPEGVRKQYSGWGLPKDEFVDNDHWPYNIYVREGRRMISDFVMTENQILQKEDFPQVEDSVGMGAYTMDSHHVQRVVYKGNVRNEGDVQKHFNGKPYPISYKSIVPAEGECENLLVPWCVSSSHIAFGSIRMEPVGMVLGQSAGTAAVLAIDGNVSVQNVDYGKLKAQLIEDGQELY from the coding sequence ATGCGTTATATTCTCTCCCTTTTCGTTTTATTTGTTTGCAGCGGCTGCAACTCTGAAGAGTCCAGCCAGCCCGAAACCCTGGAGGCCGACGTTGTGGTTTACGGCGATGCAGCCGTCGGTGTTTCCGCCGCGGTGCAGGCGGCCCGGATGGGTAAATCGGTGATTCTGGTTTCCCAATACGGGCACCTCGGTGGCATGACCAGCAGCGGACTGGGGTGGACGGATATCGGTAATTCCCGAATTTTGGGCGGGATTTCCCGTGAATTCTATCATCGAGTCTATCTGCACTACCAGAATGACGAGGCCTGGGTGCATCAATCGAAGGATGACTTTCCCAAGAAGGGGCAGGGCGCGCCGACTTTTAATGACGCGACTGAGTTGGGTTCCGTTTTCGAGCCCAAGGTGGCGGAAATGATTTTTGACCAGCTGGTGGAAGAAGCGGGCGTTACCGTGGTTGAGGGGCGCCTTGACCTGGACAACGGGACCACAATGGAGGGGCAGCGTATCACCGAGCTTCATTTGCAGGACGGAAGAAAAGTGGCGGGTCAAATGTTCATCGATGCTTCCTACGAAGGTGATCTTTTGGCGGCGGCCGATGTGACCTTTACAGTGGGCCGCGAAAGCAACGCTACATACGATGAAACGGTCAACGGCATCACACTTCCTGTGAATAAAAATAACATTACCAAGCCGGTGGATCCCTATGTGGTCGAAGGCGATCCGGAAAGCGGACTGCTGCCGGATGTGAACCCATTTGACGAGGCTGATGTGGGCAAAGGAGACCACCGGATGCAGGCCTATTGTTATCGAGTCTGCCTGACGAGTGCGGAAGACAATATGGTCCCCATCGCGAAGCCGGAGAACTACGACGAGGCGACTTATGAATTACTCTTCCGCGCGGTTGACGCCGGCTATCGCGGGCAATGGGGCGCATTCTACAAGTTCTCACCGATCCCGAACAAGAAGACGGATTCGAATAACAACGGCGGGATTTCCATGAATAAGATCGGCAATAACTACAGTCATTTGCCGCCCGAGCATCCGGATTACTGGGACTGGACTACTTTGTCCCACGAAGAGCGCGAAAAAGTCGCCGCTATTCAGCGGGATTGGCAGCTCGGCCTGATCTGGACCTTGCAAAACCATCCACGTATGCCCGAAGGTGTCCGCAAGCAGTATTCCGGTTGGGGCTTACCCAAGGATGAATTCGTGGATAACGATCATTGGCCCTACAATATTTACGTCCGCGAGGGACGCCGTATGATTTCGGACTTTGTCATGACGGAGAACCAGATTCTTCAAAAAGAGGACTTCCCGCAGGTCGAGGATTCGGTCGGCATGGGCGCCTACACCATGGACTCGCACCATGTGCAGCGCGTCGTCTACAAGGGTAATGTGCGCAACGAGGGGGATGTGCAGAAGCACTTCAACGGCAAGCCGTACCCGATTTCCTATAAATCCATCGTGCCAGCGGAAGGTGAGTGTGAGAACCTTCTCGTGCCCTGGTGTGTGTCATCTTCCCACATCGCCTTTGGCTCTATTCGAATGGAGCCGGTCGGCATGGTGCTGGGCCAAAGCGCCGGAACTGCGGCGGTACTGGCGATTGATGGCAATGTTAGCGTTCAGAACGTGGACTACGGTAAGTTGAAAGCACAGCTTATTGAAGATGGCCAAGAGCTGTACTAG
- a CDS encoding helix-turn-helix domain-containing protein: MPSTALSEKPKMAQALLKISRAELAEATGKSVSAINKLLNGAPGFSSALNEKIEFRLGVPIWSESPVDRYLEGLRKGKGGRS, from the coding sequence ATGCCCTCGACAGCTTTATCAGAAAAACCGAAAATGGCTCAAGCCCTGCTGAAAATCAGCAGAGCGGAGCTCGCAGAAGCTACTGGCAAAAGTGTTAGCGCTATAAACAAGCTACTGAATGGTGCCCCAGGGTTCTCATCCGCTTTAAATGAGAAAATTGAATTTAGATTGGGCGTGCCGATCTGGTCGGAGTCGCCTGTGGACCGCTACTTAGAGGGTCTTCGCAAGGGAAAGGGGGGCCGTTCGTGA
- a CDS encoding helix-turn-helix domain-containing protein codes for MPKKGKTVVVQLPDREEAICQRFREIRKYKQWTQTEFAKELGISRDRVASYEYARAPVKYYLGMIACMRADVSPRWLADGSQPMFGYYDSPDEPKEERYAHLPFSQVYDKFLSATFSDTSEDAIRSLLSQTDLRNAAHLLAESWANVLENLGADDAEDLLLDFAVHAASMIGCYQSDKQIYKSWKAEYEKLLSSQQEQSDIQI; via the coding sequence ATGCCTAAGAAAGGTAAAACAGTGGTAGTCCAGTTGCCTGATCGAGAGGAAGCGATTTGTCAGCGCTTCAGAGAGATTAGGAAGTATAAACAGTGGACTCAAACTGAGTTTGCGAAAGAGCTAGGCATATCAAGAGATAGAGTAGCTAGCTACGAATACGCAAGGGCACCCGTGAAGTATTACCTCGGGATGATTGCCTGCATGCGAGCGGATGTCAGCCCGCGATGGCTGGCTGACGGTAGTCAGCCAATGTTTGGGTATTATGACAGCCCTGATGAGCCAAAAGAAGAAAGATATGCCCACCTTCCATTCAGCCAAGTATATGACAAATTTTTGAGCGCCACCTTTAGCGACACTTCAGAAGATGCTATTCGCTCTCTTTTAAGCCAAACAGATCTACGAAATGCGGCACACTTGCTAGCTGAGTCATGGGCTAATGTCTTAGAGAATTTAGGAGCTGATGACGCCGAGGATCTTTTACTGGATTTCGCCGTTCACGCGGCCTCAATGATTGGCTGCTATCAGAGCGACAAACAGATTTACAAAAGCTGGAAAGCTGAGTATGAAAAACTTCTCTCAAGTCAGCAGGAACAGTCAGACATCCAGATTTAG
- the gltB gene encoding glutamate synthase large subunit: MDKQNIQPKAQGLYDPQNEHENCGIGLIVDMKGRKSHEIVKGALEICVNLDHRGGCGCDPITGDGAGLFIQLPHNFFKKVCPQDCGFEVPEAGDYGVGFAFLSQDAEERSNEEDTIAKIVAEEDLELLGWRDVPVRSEILGKASAACEPVMRQFFIKRSEQIERGLPFERKLYLIRRLATHRIRYSGQDEDSLFYISSLSSRTMTYKGMLTTEQLEQYFPDLGDPAMDSALALTHSRFSTNTFPSWPRAQPFRYLCHNGEINTVRGNENWLYARQMEIASEVFGDDLKKLLPIIREDGSDSQKFDNCLEFLILSGRSLAHAMMMMIPEPWERHKSMPQWKRDFYEFHACLMEPWDGPASMAISDGVQVGATLDRNGLRPSRYYVTSDDKVILASEVGVLEGVEPKNVIKKGRLEPGRMFLIDMDKGRIVGDEELKKQIASEQPYGDWLKQNLIDAKTLPAPTKEETPVDDFDTIKTRHKAFGYTFEDLRFLIAPSAEAGKQPLGSMGNDAPLAVLSDQPQLLYNYFKQLFAQVTNPPIDPIREELVTASVTFIGSEGDLTRPGPQSCRMIKFDSPLINRHQLAQLRNLNEDGFKSTRLSITFEAEVGGLAEGHNSIAEPRISGKGLEAALEQLFDNADAAIRDGVNVLILSDRKVGFKKAPIPALLAVAGLHHHLVRQGTRTRVSLVLESGEPREVMHFALLLGYGADAINPYLALETVRHMVAEKEIDMDGDTACQNFLKANLGGVIKTMSKMGISTVASYRGAQIFEAIGLNQSVIDKYFTKTASRVEGIGLGTIAKETEARHTKAFAPRDDERAGELDPGGIYQWRAGGERHLFNPVTIHKLQKATRLGDYEVFKEYSNAINNQSKEMFTLRGLMDFKFDEAKSIPIEEVEPASEIVKRFKTGAMSYGSISKEAHESLAIAMNRLGGKSNTGEGGEDIDRFTPDENGDSRRSAIKQVASGRFGVTSYYLVNSDEIQIKIVQGAKPGEGGELPGHKVLPQIAKTRGTTPGVGLISPPPHHDIYSIEDLAELIHDLKNANVNARVNVKLVSEVGVGTIAAGVAKAKADVILVSGYDGGTGASPRSSIQHAGAPWELGLAETNQTLLLNDLRSRVVVETDGQLKTGRDVAIACLLGAEEFGFATAPLVTLGCLMMRVCHKNTCPVGVATQNPELRKKFKGGADAVVHFMNYVAEEMREVMAQLGFRSINEMVGRVDKLEMRSAIDHWKAKGLDYSKILYRPQVESDVGTYCQMKQDHLLDKSLDMTKLLDLAKPAIEEGKSVEIDLPIVNTNRVVGTITGSEISRNHGPDGLPEDTVKINLTGSAGQSLGAFCPNGMTFTVTGDTNDYLGKGLSGGKIIVRPPEDSPFVAHENIITGNVCFYGATKGEAYIAGMAGERFCVRNSGVEAVIEGVGDHALEYMTGGMVINLGSTGRNLGAGMSGGVAYIYDELGDFVENRLNPDMVNVYQLIECGDDEMAKVKAKIEKHVMLTGSARGRDILADWPAVAGKFLKIMPQDFERVLQAQARAEERGLQGEEAILAAFEENVKAGH; this comes from the coding sequence ATGGACAAACAGAACATCCAGCCCAAGGCACAAGGACTTTACGACCCACAGAACGAACACGAAAACTGCGGTATCGGCCTCATCGTCGATATGAAGGGCCGCAAGTCCCATGAAATCGTCAAAGGCGCACTTGAAATCTGCGTGAATCTCGACCACCGCGGTGGTTGCGGCTGCGACCCGATCACGGGGGATGGTGCCGGTCTCTTTATCCAGCTTCCCCACAACTTCTTCAAGAAAGTGTGCCCCCAGGATTGCGGCTTTGAAGTACCTGAAGCCGGTGACTACGGTGTTGGATTTGCTTTTCTTTCCCAGGATGCAGAGGAGCGAAGTAACGAAGAAGACACGATCGCCAAGATCGTTGCCGAAGAAGACCTCGAGCTGCTCGGCTGGCGCGATGTGCCTGTGCGCAGCGAAATATTGGGTAAAGCATCCGCCGCTTGCGAGCCGGTCATGCGCCAATTCTTTATTAAGCGCAGCGAGCAGATCGAGCGCGGCCTACCCTTCGAACGTAAGCTGTACCTGATCCGCCGCCTTGCCACCCACCGCATTCGCTATAGCGGCCAGGATGAAGATTCGCTCTTCTATATCAGCTCGCTCTCCAGCCGTACCATGACGTACAAGGGCATGCTCACCACCGAGCAACTGGAGCAGTATTTCCCGGACCTGGGCGACCCAGCCATGGATTCCGCGCTGGCGCTGACACACTCGCGTTTCTCCACCAACACTTTCCCCAGCTGGCCACGCGCCCAGCCTTTCCGCTACCTTTGCCACAACGGCGAGATCAATACGGTGCGCGGTAACGAAAACTGGCTCTACGCCCGTCAGATGGAAATCGCCAGTGAAGTTTTTGGGGATGACCTGAAGAAGCTTCTGCCCATCATCCGTGAAGACGGTTCCGACTCGCAGAAGTTCGACAATTGCCTGGAATTCCTGATTCTTTCCGGCCGAAGTCTCGCGCACGCCATGATGATGATGATTCCCGAGCCTTGGGAGCGTCACAAAAGCATGCCACAGTGGAAGCGTGACTTCTATGAGTTCCACGCCTGTCTGATGGAGCCTTGGGATGGCCCGGCCTCGATGGCGATCTCCGACGGCGTACAAGTCGGCGCGACACTCGACCGCAACGGCCTGCGCCCCTCCCGCTACTATGTCACTTCCGACGACAAAGTCATCCTGGCGTCTGAAGTCGGTGTCCTCGAAGGTGTCGAGCCCAAGAATGTGATCAAGAAGGGCCGCCTCGAGCCGGGCCGTATGTTCTTGATCGACATGGACAAGGGCCGCATTGTGGGCGACGAGGAATTGAAGAAGCAGATCGCTTCCGAGCAACCTTACGGCGATTGGCTCAAGCAAAACCTGATCGACGCGAAGACACTTCCGGCACCCACCAAGGAGGAAACTCCGGTCGACGACTTCGATACGATCAAAACACGCCACAAGGCCTTCGGTTACACTTTCGAGGACCTGCGCTTCCTCATCGCACCCAGTGCCGAAGCGGGCAAGCAACCGCTTGGTTCCATGGGGAACGATGCCCCGCTTGCGGTGCTCTCCGACCAGCCGCAGCTTCTTTATAATTATTTCAAGCAGCTCTTTGCCCAGGTCACGAATCCGCCGATCGACCCGATCCGCGAGGAACTGGTCACGGCCAGCGTCACTTTTATCGGCTCCGAGGGTGACCTGACCCGCCCCGGACCGCAGAGCTGCCGCATGATCAAGTTCGACTCCCCGCTGATCAACCGTCACCAGCTGGCTCAACTCCGTAACTTGAACGAAGACGGCTTCAAGTCGACGCGACTGTCCATCACTTTCGAAGCGGAAGTCGGCGGTCTGGCCGAAGGACACAACAGCATCGCCGAGCCCCGCATCTCCGGCAAGGGTCTGGAAGCGGCCTTGGAGCAACTCTTCGATAACGCCGATGCCGCGATTCGCGACGGAGTCAACGTCCTCATTCTGTCCGACCGTAAAGTCGGATTCAAGAAGGCGCCGATCCCCGCTCTGCTGGCCGTCGCAGGCCTGCACCACCACCTCGTGCGTCAAGGCACCCGCACCCGCGTCTCGCTGGTGCTGGAATCCGGCGAACCACGCGAGGTCATGCACTTTGCCCTACTACTCGGTTACGGAGCCGATGCGATCAATCCCTACCTCGCGCTCGAAACCGTTCGCCACATGGTGGCGGAAAAGGAAATCGACATGGACGGCGATACCGCCTGCCAGAACTTCCTCAAGGCCAACCTCGGCGGCGTGATCAAGACCATGTCGAAGATGGGTATCTCGACTGTCGCCTCGTACCGTGGCGCCCAGATATTCGAGGCCATTGGCCTGAACCAGTCGGTCATCGACAAGTATTTCACCAAGACCGCTTCCCGCGTTGAGGGTATCGGCCTCGGCACGATTGCCAAGGAGACGGAAGCACGCCACACCAAGGCTTTTGCACCGCGTGACGACGAGCGTGCGGGCGAGCTGGATCCCGGCGGCATCTACCAATGGCGTGCCGGCGGTGAGCGTCACCTCTTCAATCCGGTCACCATCCACAAGCTGCAAAAAGCGACCCGCCTGGGGGACTATGAAGTCTTTAAGGAATACTCTAATGCGATCAACAACCAGTCCAAGGAGATGTTTACCCTCCGCGGCCTGATGGATTTCAAATTCGACGAAGCGAAGTCGATCCCCATCGAGGAAGTTGAACCGGCCTCCGAGATCGTAAAGCGCTTCAAGACCGGTGCCATGTCCTATGGCTCGATTTCCAAAGAGGCCCACGAATCCCTTGCCATCGCCATGAATCGTCTTGGCGGCAAGTCCAATACCGGCGAAGGTGGCGAGGATATCGACCGCTTTACACCGGATGAAAACGGTGATTCACGCCGCTCGGCGATCAAGCAGGTGGCATCCGGCCGTTTCGGTGTGACCAGTTACTACCTCGTCAACTCCGACGAGATCCAAATCAAGATCGTTCAGGGTGCGAAGCCGGGTGAAGGCGGCGAATTGCCGGGCCACAAGGTTCTGCCGCAAATTGCCAAGACCCGCGGCACGACCCCGGGCGTCGGGCTCATCTCCCCGCCTCCGCACCACGATATTTACTCAATTGAGGACCTCGCGGAACTTATCCACGACCTCAAGAATGCCAACGTCAATGCCCGTGTGAACGTGAAGCTCGTTTCCGAAGTCGGCGTCGGCACAATTGCCGCCGGTGTGGCCAAGGCGAAGGCGGACGTCATCCTCGTCTCCGGTTACGACGGTGGCACCGGTGCTTCACCGCGTTCCTCCATCCAGCACGCAGGCGCTCCCTGGGAGCTTGGCCTGGCCGAAACAAATCAAACTCTCCTGCTCAACGACCTGCGCTCACGCGTCGTGGTTGAGACTGACGGCCAGCTCAAGACCGGTCGCGATGTGGCCATTGCTTGCTTGCTCGGTGCGGAAGAATTTGGCTTTGCCACGGCTCCGCTCGTCACGCTCGGCTGCCTCATGATGCGGGTCTGCCACAAGAATACTTGCCCGGTCGGTGTGGCGACGCAAAACCCTGAGCTGCGCAAGAAGTTCAAGGGAGGCGCGGATGCCGTCGTACACTTCATGAACTACGTGGCCGAAGAAATGCGTGAAGTGATGGCTCAGCTCGGCTTCCGCAGCATCAATGAGATGGTCGGTCGCGTCGATAAGCTGGAAATGCGTAGCGCTATCGACCACTGGAAGGCCAAGGGCTTGGACTACAGCAAGATTCTCTACCGCCCACAGGTCGAATCCGATGTCGGCACCTACTGCCAGATGAAGCAGGACCACCTCCTCGACAAGTCCCTCGACATGACGAAACTGCTGGATCTGGCAAAACCTGCCATCGAAGAAGGCAAGTCCGTCGAAATCGATCTGCCGATCGTGAACACCAACCGCGTGGTCGGTACCATTACCGGTTCGGAAATCTCCCGAAACCACGGCCCGGACGGCCTGCCGGAAGATACGGTTAAGATCAACCTCACCGGTTCCGCCGGCCAGTCACTGGGTGCGTTCTGTCCGAATGGGATGACCTTTACCGTGACCGGCGATACCAACGACTATCTCGGTAAAGGGCTCTCCGGCGGCAAGATCATCGTCCGCCCACCGGAAGACTCCCCCTTTGTGGCACACGAAAACATCATCACCGGTAACGTCTGCTTCTACGGCGCGACCAAGGGTGAAGCCTACATCGCGGGCATGGCCGGCGAGCGCTTCTGTGTACGTAATTCGGGTGTCGAAGCCGTCATTGAGGGCGTGGGTGACCACGCACTCGAGTACATGACCGGTGGCATGGTGATCAACCTCGGTTCAACCGGACGCAACCTTGGTGCCGGTATGTCCGGTGGTGTGGCCTACATCTACGACGAACTCGGAGATTTCGTGGAAAACCGCCTCAACCCGGACATGGTCAACGTCTACCAACTCATCGAGTGTGGTGACGATGAAATGGCCAAGGTCAAAGCCAAGATCGAGAAGCACGTCATGCTAACGGGCTCGGCTCGCGGACGCGACATTCTGGCTGACTGGCCTGCCGTTGCCGGCAAGTTCCTCAAGATCATGCCTCAGGACTTTGAGCGTGTCCTCCAAGCCCAAGCTCGTGCCGAAGAGCGCGGTCTCCAGGGCGAAGAAGCCATTCTCGCCGCCTTCGAAGAAAACGTGAAGGCAGGACACTAA
- a CDS encoding glutamate synthase subunit beta has product MGKATGFLEFERAPIADRDPIERLKDWEETHEHPDYEKVQQQGARCMDCGTPYCHTGMELSNMASGCPINNLIPEFNDLVYRGRWHDAYLRLAKTNNFPEFTGRVCPAPCEGSCVLGVIEPPVTIKNIEQSIIDRAWDEGWVKPTAPEELTGKKVAVVGSGPAGLSAADQLNQAGHLVTVYERADRIGGLLMYGIPNMKLQKEIVNRRVDLMREEGVTFQTNTEIGKDISSKQLLDDFDAVVLCCGATKPRDLPIEGRELGNIRFAMEFLTPNTKELWDVREEKSKEFTELAKDKNVVIIGGGDTGTDCVGTSLRHGCKSVTQLEIMPKPPEERADNNPWPEWPKTYKVDYGQEEAAAVQGADPRQYLVSSSKFEGDENGNVKAVHVHDIEWTNENGRFIPKKVEGSDRVIEAELVLLAMGFLGPENTIVEELELEQDARTNVKAEYGKFTTSIDKVFAAGDMRRGQSLIVWAINEGRAVARECDRFLMGTTKLP; this is encoded by the coding sequence ATGGGTAAAGCAACAGGATTTTTGGAATTCGAACGAGCACCGATCGCCGACCGCGATCCGATCGAACGTTTGAAGGATTGGGAAGAAACACACGAACACCCCGACTACGAGAAAGTGCAACAGCAGGGTGCCCGCTGCATGGATTGTGGTACGCCCTACTGCCACACCGGCATGGAGCTCAGCAACATGGCGAGCGGCTGCCCGATCAATAACTTGATCCCGGAGTTTAATGACCTCGTTTATCGTGGTCGCTGGCACGATGCCTACCTGCGTCTGGCCAAAACCAACAACTTCCCGGAATTCACCGGTCGTGTCTGCCCCGCTCCCTGTGAGGGCTCCTGCGTACTCGGTGTCATCGAGCCGCCGGTCACGATTAAAAATATCGAGCAGTCCATCATCGACCGCGCCTGGGATGAGGGTTGGGTCAAACCAACGGCTCCGGAAGAGCTTACCGGTAAAAAAGTTGCGGTTGTCGGCTCAGGCCCAGCAGGTCTCTCCGCTGCCGACCAGCTCAATCAAGCCGGGCATCTGGTCACGGTTTACGAGCGTGCCGACCGTATCGGGGGCCTCCTCATGTATGGCATCCCCAACATGAAGTTGCAGAAAGAGATTGTGAACCGCCGCGTCGACTTGATGCGCGAAGAAGGTGTCACCTTCCAGACCAACACCGAAATCGGCAAGGATATCTCTTCGAAGCAGCTGCTCGACGATTTCGATGCCGTTGTCCTTTGCTGTGGCGCCACCAAACCGCGCGACCTTCCGATCGAAGGCCGTGAACTCGGCAACATCCGCTTCGCCATGGAGTTCCTCACTCCCAACACCAAGGAGCTTTGGGATGTGCGCGAAGAAAAGTCGAAAGAGTTTACCGAACTGGCCAAGGATAAGAACGTCGTCATTATCGGCGGCGGGGACACGGGTACCGACTGCGTGGGCACCTCCCTGCGCCACGGCTGCAAGAGCGTGACGCAACTTGAGATCATGCCCAAGCCGCCGGAAGAACGCGCCGATAACAACCCGTGGCCGGAATGGCCCAAGACCTACAAGGTCGACTACGGCCAGGAAGAAGCCGCCGCCGTGCAGGGCGCAGATCCGCGCCAGTATCTCGTGAGTTCCAGCAAGTTCGAGGGTGACGAAAACGGAAACGTGAAAGCGGTTCACGTCCACGACATCGAATGGACCAACGAAAATGGCCGCTTTATTCCCAAGAAAGTTGAAGGCTCGGACCGCGTGATCGAAGCCGAGCTGGTACTTCTCGCCATGGGCTTCCTCGGACCGGAAAATACCATCGTGGAAGAGCTTGAACTCGAGCAGGACGCACGCACCAACGTGAAGGCAGAGTACGGTAAGTTCACCACCAGCATCGACAAGGTCTTTGCGGCCGGTGACATGCGCCGCGGCCAGTCCCTCATCGTCTGGGCCATCAACGAAGGACGCGCCGTCGCCCGCGAATGCGACCGCTTCCTCATGGGCACGACCAAACTTCCTTAA
- a CDS encoding ATP-binding protein, whose product MSSTRKSSDPNTFKQERYCSSSAYDTGLKGNHVTKRVRVIEDPEDRALIYFLQQESHKEGGLERVAEELLEMFPERVGTPTMVKLGKAGDDTYTPDEVRLIRDEMPDSCREEFPLDGDEIDPDFSQILMPRDYDEDEEPSGAQYHTGCPDSYPVRDFHDQARLDASELADHLKVLCLDPSKKLDEPYSKLKTALARPRIRPNLSSYTNLWNFCGLVEALYLYRRSKIEAAESELAETEISQRILDAMDYALETKTLVIIEGLERMGKSVTARNFCARHPGKAIYMSLESGFDEKTFFRSIAKAIGVSSSSALKAIDMRVRIEDMLQQGDIVLVIDEAWALWPQLNRVRSAPKRIDWLRLSLVDKGVPVVLVSTPQFYQQCDKYEKSIGWNSRQLKGRVKHHELLPAELSSKDLEAIARHKLPDADNDSIRLLREVSESIEDYVAGIERVVTRANYFAKKQGKDGAGPAQILSAVEEIIPEEPQQAEQPKAAPKRTPKANSARGYHNRCKDISEPVKAGGNSRNRIRQSTVEEPVTT is encoded by the coding sequence ATGAGTAGCACCCGAAAATCTTCCGATCCAAATACCTTCAAGCAAGAGCGCTACTGTTCCAGCAGCGCTTACGACACTGGCTTGAAGGGCAATCACGTTACCAAGCGGGTCCGGGTGATCGAGGACCCAGAAGACCGCGCCTTGATTTATTTTCTTCAACAAGAGTCCCACAAGGAGGGGGGCCTTGAGCGGGTTGCAGAAGAACTCCTGGAGATGTTCCCGGAGCGCGTCGGAACCCCTACCATGGTAAAACTCGGAAAAGCGGGTGATGATACCTACACGCCGGATGAAGTCCGCTTGATTCGCGATGAAATGCCGGACAGCTGCCGGGAAGAATTCCCACTCGACGGCGATGAAATCGACCCGGACTTTAGCCAAATACTCATGCCTCGCGATTACGACGAAGACGAGGAGCCGTCCGGCGCGCAATACCACACCGGCTGCCCCGATTCTTATCCGGTGCGCGACTTCCATGATCAGGCCCGCCTCGATGCCTCCGAGTTGGCGGACCATTTGAAGGTCCTTTGCCTCGATCCTTCAAAAAAACTCGATGAACCGTATTCCAAATTAAAGACGGCTCTGGCCCGGCCGCGAATCCGTCCCAACCTGTCTTCATATACCAACCTCTGGAATTTTTGCGGGCTCGTCGAAGCGCTCTATCTCTACCGGCGCTCGAAAATCGAGGCTGCTGAATCCGAGTTGGCAGAAACCGAGATCAGCCAGCGGATACTCGATGCCATGGACTACGCACTGGAAACGAAGACCCTTGTTATCATTGAGGGGCTGGAACGCATGGGTAAGAGTGTTACGGCCCGGAACTTTTGTGCGCGTCACCCAGGCAAAGCCATTTACATGTCCCTGGAGTCTGGTTTCGACGAGAAGACTTTCTTTCGTTCCATCGCAAAAGCAATCGGTGTTAGTTCCTCTTCGGCGCTCAAGGCAATCGACATGCGTGTCCGGATCGAAGATATGCTTCAACAAGGGGACATCGTCCTGGTAATTGACGAAGCCTGGGCGCTATGGCCGCAACTGAACCGGGTCCGGTCCGCGCCCAAGCGGATCGACTGGTTGCGTCTCTCGCTCGTTGATAAAGGCGTTCCGGTCGTGCTTGTCTCCACGCCTCAGTTCTATCAGCAATGCGATAAATATGAGAAGTCCATCGGCTGGAACTCCCGCCAGCTTAAAGGGCGCGTCAAGCACCACGAGTTGTTGCCAGCCGAACTAAGCTCCAAGGACCTCGAAGCGATTGCCAGGCACAAGCTTCCAGACGCTGACAACGATTCGATCCGCTTACTTCGTGAGGTCTCCGAGAGCATTGAAGATTACGTTGCAGGCATCGAGCGCGTCGTCACGCGAGCAAACTACTTCGCAAAGAAGCAGGGTAAAGACGGAGCCGGGCCAGCTCAGATCTTATCCGCCGTGGAAGAGATCATCCCTGAAGAACCGCAACAGGCAGAGCAGCCAAAGGCGGCGCCCAAAAGGACGCCGAAAGCCAATTCTGCAAGAGGCTATCACAACCGCTGCAAAGACATTTCAGAGCCTGTGAAAGCAGGCGGCAATTCACGAAACAGAATCCGACAATCCACAGTAGAGGAACCCGTCACGACATAG
- a CDS encoding helix-turn-helix domain-containing protein: MSLPKNAYRSLLFEGRSTLQLAEVEAKLGVTKRHLINLIEAGQLNAVNISKMGSPRVHYRIPVESYEEFIAARLLADAGCSPLFEFPKPALENLYNRLKAHLKGGTDG; the protein is encoded by the coding sequence ATGAGCCTCCCTAAAAATGCATATCGCTCGCTCTTATTCGAAGGGCGCTCCACCCTCCAACTGGCGGAGGTGGAGGCCAAGCTAGGGGTGACGAAGCGTCACCTGATCAATCTCATCGAGGCCGGGCAGCTCAATGCCGTCAACATCTCAAAGATGGGCTCACCACGGGTCCACTACCGCATCCCGGTCGAGAGCTACGAAGAGTTTATCGCGGCCCGCCTTCTGGCGGACGCAGGCTGCTCGCCTCTGTTCGAGTTTCCAAAGCCAGCCCTGGAGAATCTATACAACCGGCTGAAAGCCCACTTGAAAGGAGGCACAGATGGATAG